A part of Sulfurimonas sp. HSL-1716 genomic DNA contains:
- the recJ gene encoding single-stranded-DNA-specific exonuclease RecJ encodes MNIFLDIPLLTADKVYRLLADRFADGHKRLKDIPSPTLLKNSKKAAQRIADAVKNGEKITLVGDYDVDGVTSTSIMVLFFREIGYPLNAIIPNRFADGYGINENILQRINADLVITVDNGITAVDAARICKERGIDLIITDHHTPSRQLPDAFAIVNPKLDGCTYPFKEICGAQVAWLLLGLVKKELGVQIDMKQYLDLVALAVIADVMPLQNINRAIVQEGLKQMASSPRPSSIIIKEFLNKAVISSEDIAFSIAPRINSAGRLEDASIALEFLTAETYESAAQRFETLNNLNNIRKSTEAQTAQTASLFVDQNDKVIVVAGKDWHEGVVGIVASRLVNKFKKPSIVLNVHNGIAKGSARSIGDVDIFSLIDSQKNLLEKFGGHKMAAGLSLREDKIEAFKRAINEEASKIDPNDFLPKENILGELESDAINFELLDILEKFEPYGEGNPRPKFLIRDARLQSIKLFGADRSHSRLNIKIHPYDKKILEIVAFRQVLEVPGDKKITCSYTVGKNVFNGRTSIQLMLDTLYN; translated from the coding sequence TTGAACATATTTCTTGATATCCCCCTGCTGACGGCCGATAAAGTTTATCGGCTGCTAGCAGATCGTTTTGCCGACGGTCATAAGAGATTAAAAGATATTCCGTCTCCTACACTTTTAAAAAATTCGAAAAAAGCGGCACAAAGAATCGCCGATGCGGTTAAAAACGGAGAAAAGATCACGCTTGTCGGCGATTACGACGTCGACGGAGTGACTTCCACTTCCATCATGGTACTTTTTTTCCGTGAGATCGGCTATCCGCTTAACGCGATAATACCGAACAGATTCGCAGACGGCTACGGCATAAACGAAAATATTTTACAAAGGATCAATGCGGACTTGGTTATAACCGTGGACAACGGTATAACCGCCGTTGACGCCGCGCGCATATGCAAAGAAAGAGGTATCGACCTCATCATAACCGATCACCACACTCCTTCCCGGCAGCTCCCTGATGCCTTTGCCATAGTGAACCCCAAACTCGACGGATGCACCTATCCGTTTAAAGAGATATGCGGAGCACAAGTGGCTTGGCTGCTGCTGGGACTCGTAAAAAAAGAGCTCGGAGTTCAGATAGATATGAAACAGTACCTGGATCTCGTCGCCCTTGCCGTGATCGCAGATGTCATGCCGCTGCAAAACATAAACCGTGCGATCGTTCAAGAGGGTCTAAAGCAGATGGCATCTTCTCCTCGGCCTTCATCGATCATTATCAAAGAGTTTTTGAATAAAGCCGTCATCTCTTCAGAAGACATAGCCTTTAGCATCGCACCGCGTATAAACTCCGCGGGAAGACTGGAAGACGCTTCGATCGCATTGGAGTTCTTGACAGCAGAAACTTATGAGTCGGCGGCGCAGCGCTTTGAAACGCTCAACAATCTCAACAACATCAGAAAATCGACAGAAGCACAAACGGCACAAACGGCAAGCCTCTTTGTAGATCAAAACGACAAAGTGATCGTCGTCGCAGGAAAAGATTGGCATGAAGGTGTCGTCGGGATCGTCGCTTCCAGACTGGTCAATAAATTTAAAAAACCTTCCATCGTTTTAAACGTACACAACGGAATCGCAAAAGGCAGTGCAAGAAGCATAGGTGATGTGGATATATTCTCTCTTATAGATTCTCAAAAAAATCTTTTGGAAAAGTTCGGCGGACACAAAATGGCGGCAGGACTCAGTTTGCGAGAAGACAAAATAGAGGCATTTAAAAGAGCGATAAACGAGGAAGCATCGAAAATAGATCCGAACGATTTTCTGCCCAAAGAGAACATACTTGGTGAACTTGAAAGTGATGCCATAAATTTTGAACTGCTTGACATACTTGAAAAGTTCGAGCCCTACGGAGAGGGAAATCCCCGTCCAAAATTCCTTATAAGAGACGCTCGGCTTCAAAGCATAAAACTTTTCGGTGCAGACAGATCGCACAGCAGGCTAAATATAAAGATCCATCCTTACGACAAAAAAATATTGGAGATAGTGGCATTCAGACAGGTTTTGGAAGTTCCCGGCGACAAAAAGATCACTTGCAGCTATACGGTCGGCAAAAATGTCTTTAACGGACGAACATCTATACAACTGATGCTCGATACTCTGTATAACTGA
- a CDS encoding CTP synthase — translation MTKYIFVTGGVLSSLGKGITAASIGTLLKHAGVNVGMLKIDPYINVDPGTMSPLEHGEVFVTKDGAETDLDIGNYERFLDTSFLKSSNFTTGQVYLSVIERERSGGYLGQTIQVVPHIVGEIVSRIKKAGEERDVLIVELGGTVGDIEGLPFMEAIRQMKHDEEVEGTFFAHVALIPYIKAAGELKSKPTQHSVQELRRIGISPHMIIARSENVLPKTFKKKLAMSCDVSQDSVIEALDAATIYDVPMSFLRQNILNPIAKELGLGELNPDMERWDDLVKKIVQPKNRIVLGFVGKYLQLKESYKSLTESLIHSGAHLDTRVDIVWVDSEEIEEKSAETLLSDCDSILVAGGFGNRGVEGKIQAINYARTNKIPYLGICLGMQLTLVEYARNVLGYKGANSTEFDENTPYPMIYLIDNFLDQSGNKQLRTHTSPMGGTLRLGEYPCETKEGSILRNAYNGEKVIYERHRHRYEANPAYRQALEDAGMIVTGESNGLIETVEVQDHPWFLGVQFHPEFTSRLQTPNPTILAFVKATLEHIS, via the coding sequence ATGACTAAATACATTTTTGTAACCGGAGGAGTTTTAAGCTCTCTTGGAAAGGGAATTACTGCGGCCAGTATAGGAACTCTGTTGAAACACGCCGGTGTAAATGTAGGAATGCTAAAGATTGATCCTTACATCAATGTCGATCCCGGTACCATGAGTCCCCTGGAGCATGGAGAGGTTTTTGTCACAAAAGACGGTGCAGAGACGGATCTGGATATCGGTAACTATGAAAGATTTTTAGATACGTCTTTTTTAAAATCAAGCAACTTTACGACGGGGCAGGTCTATCTTTCGGTGATCGAACGTGAAAGAAGCGGCGGATATCTCGGGCAGACCATACAGGTCGTTCCGCACATCGTAGGCGAGATCGTAAGCCGTATCAAAAAAGCCGGCGAAGAACGCGACGTCCTTATCGTCGAACTCGGCGGAACAGTAGGCGATATCGAAGGGCTTCCTTTTATGGAAGCTATCCGCCAGATGAAACATGACGAAGAGGTCGAAGGCACTTTTTTTGCCCACGTCGCGCTTATCCCGTACATCAAAGCCGCGGGAGAGCTCAAAAGCAAGCCGACTCAGCACTCGGTCCAAGAGCTTCGTCGTATCGGTATCTCTCCTCATATGATCATTGCAAGAAGCGAGAACGTACTTCCAAAAACGTTCAAGAAAAAACTTGCAATGAGCTGTGATGTTAGTCAGGACAGTGTTATCGAAGCGCTTGACGCAGCCACTATCTACGATGTTCCGATGTCTTTTTTAAGACAAAACATCCTAAACCCGATAGCAAAAGAGCTGGGACTCGGCGAACTTAACCCCGATATGGAAAGATGGGACGATCTGGTCAAAAAGATAGTGCAGCCGAAAAACCGCATAGTTTTAGGATTCGTCGGCAAATATCTTCAACTAAAAGAATCGTATAAGTCCCTAACAGAATCACTCATTCACTCAGGGGCACATCTTGATACCCGCGTCGATATAGTATGGGTCGACAGCGAAGAGATAGAAGAGAAAAGTGCCGAAACACTTCTAAGCGACTGTGACTCTATTCTCGTTGCAGGCGGTTTTGGCAACCGCGGAGTTGAAGGCAAGATCCAGGCCATCAACTATGCGCGCACAAATAAAATACCGTATTTGGGGATATGTCTGGGCATGCAGCTAACGCTCGTCGAATATGCCAGAAACGTACTCGGTTATAAAGGCGCGAACTCCACGGAGTTCGATGAAAACACCCCGTATCCGATGATATATCTTATAGACAACTTCTTGGATCAAAGCGGAAACAAACAACTGCGCACACATACATCTCCGATGGGCGGAACACTTCGTCTTGGCGAGTATCCGTGTGAAACGAAAGAGGGCTCTATACTTCGCAATGCGTACAACGGCGAAAAGGTCATATATGAGCGCCACCGCCACCGTTATGAAGCAAATCCCGCCTACCGACAAGCACTTGAAGATGCGGGGATGATAGTCACGGGCGAATCAAACGGCCTTATCGAAACGGTAGAGGTACAGGATCATCCATGGTTTTTGGGCGTACAGTTTCATCCGGAATTTACATCGCGTCTACAAACACCAAACCCTACTATCCTAGCATTTGTAAAAGCGACTCTTGAACATATTTCTTGA
- a CDS encoding cation:proton antiporter: MQEAVLYISIALGISTVINIVLKHYGISQIIGYILTGTIISHAFGLAGNAHSALLDQIGEFGIVFLMFTIGLEISLAKMNSMKLFIFGNGFMQVGFTSLVIFAITYYLFHLDYMSSLIIALSFSMSSTAVVLTYLKNSKNIYTSYGQRSTGILIFQDIAVIPILILIGILTNEGGEDIYTILFHTFVSAAIVLFLLLVVGKKVISWLLQFSATSELDELFMGSVLFVVTGASLIAHYLGFTYSLGAFVAGMVIAETKYHYKVEADIAPFKDMLLGTFFIVVGMKINISLFIDNISLIFAIFAMVLLLKTLITFIVIRITSTNSISFKTALSISQVGEFSFVIFAIASMGGIIKDELSQLLVLVVILSMVLTPFFISKVRSISRMFFKENMSVPEVSNLPNRKDHIIVCGYGSVGKYVSQQLNEYGTNYIVVDNNPKNVKRAVKDGMEAYLGDMSKRSILEAIHVKECAIIIVTLDNVEKKRLICEAIVKQTNDANIIVKVVSAEEGYKLEKLNISMIVDSKVEVARVLVERVMTCQLKI, encoded by the coding sequence ATGCAAGAGGCCGTCTTATATATTTCAATCGCTTTGGGTATATCCACCGTTATTAATATCGTACTCAAACATTACGGGATCTCACAGATCATCGGTTATATTTTAACGGGTACGATCATTAGTCATGCTTTTGGATTGGCAGGCAATGCTCATAGTGCACTTCTCGATCAGATCGGTGAATTCGGCATTGTCTTTTTGATGTTCACCATAGGGCTGGAAATATCTTTGGCCAAAATGAACTCGATGAAACTGTTTATATTCGGCAACGGATTTATGCAGGTCGGTTTTACGTCGCTCGTGATCTTTGCGATCACCTATTATCTGTTTCATCTTGACTATATGTCTTCGCTTATTATTGCGCTTTCGTTTTCCATGTCGTCTACGGCAGTCGTTTTAACGTATCTGAAAAACTCTAAAAACATATACACCTCTTACGGGCAGAGATCGACGGGAATCTTGATCTTCCAAGACATTGCGGTCATCCCGATACTTATTCTTATCGGTATTTTGACCAATGAGGGCGGTGAAGATATCTATACGATCCTGTTTCATACGTTCGTAAGTGCGGCCATCGTATTGTTTTTGCTCTTGGTCGTAGGTAAAAAAGTGATATCTTGGCTATTGCAGTTCTCTGCGACATCTGAGCTGGACGAGCTGTTCATGGGCTCTGTCTTGTTTGTGGTAACCGGAGCGTCACTTATAGCGCATTATCTGGGATTTACGTATTCTCTGGGCGCGTTTGTCGCCGGCATGGTCATAGCCGAAACGAAGTACCACTATAAGGTCGAAGCAGATATAGCTCCGTTTAAAGACATGCTGCTTGGAACGTTCTTCATAGTGGTCGGGATGAAGATAAACATCTCTCTTTTTATCGACAACATCTCTTTGATTTTTGCCATATTCGCCATGGTCCTTTTGCTAAAAACCCTTATCACTTTCATTGTCATCAGAATAACGTCGACGAACTCCATATCTTTTAAAACGGCGCTTTCCATTTCTCAAGTCGGAGAGTTCTCGTTCGTCATTTTCGCTATCGCTTCCATGGGCGGGATCATTAAAGACGAACTGAGTCAGCTTCTGGTCTTGGTCGTCATCTTGTCCATGGTGCTGACACCTTTTTTCATATCAAAAGTAAGATCTATTTCAAGAATGTTTTTTAAAGAGAACATGTCCGTACCGGAAGTCTCGAATCTTCCGAACAGAAAAGATCATATCATCGTCTGCGGCTACGGCTCGGTCGGCAAATATGTTTCTCAACAGCTTAATGAATACGGAACGAACTATATAGTCGTGGACAACAACCCCAAAAACGTAAAACGAGCGGTAAAGGATGGAATGGAAGCCTATCTGGGTGATATGTCAAAACGTTCCATCTTAGAAGCGATACATGTAAAGGAGTGTGCGATAATCATCGTTACACTTGATAACGTAGAGAAGAAAAGACTTATCTGTGAAGCTATCGTAAAGCAGACAAACGATGCGAACATCATAGTAAAAGTGGTTTCTGCGGAGGAGGGCTACAAGCTGGAAAAACTGAATATTTCTATGATCGTGGATTCAAAAGTCGAAGTCGCGAGAGTCTTGGTCGAGAGGGTGATGACCTGTCAGCTAAAAATATAG
- the frr gene encoding ribosome recycling factor encodes MLNEIFNECETKMKKSIEHMMHDFKTLRTGKVTVQVLDNIKIDYYGTMTPLDQVGSVLATDATTIVVNPWEKNLLGDIESAIAKANIGVNPNNDGDTIKLFFPPMTVEQRQESVKQMKVMGENAKVAVRNDRRNANDKIKKLEKDKEITTDESKSAQDNVQKLTDKYTAEIDSILKTKEAEILKV; translated from the coding sequence ATGTTAAACGAAATATTTAATGAATGTGAAACAAAAATGAAAAAAAGCATCGAACATATGATGCATGATTTTAAAACGCTTCGTACCGGTAAGGTGACCGTTCAGGTTTTAGACAATATTAAAATTGATTATTACGGTACGATGACCCCGCTTGATCAGGTCGGCTCCGTTTTGGCGACCGATGCTACAACGATAGTTGTCAACCCTTGGGAAAAAAATCTTTTAGGAGATATCGAAAGCGCGATCGCCAAAGCAAATATCGGCGTGAACCCGAACAACGACGGTGATACGATCAAACTGTTTTTCCCTCCAATGACGGTCGAACAACGTCAAGAAAGCGTTAAACAGATGAAAGTCATGGGAGAAAACGCGAAAGTTGCCGTAAGAAACGACAGACGCAACGCAAACGATAAGATCAAAAAGCTTGAAAAAGATAAAGAGATCACAACCGATGAATCAAAATCTGCTCAGGACAATGTCCAAAAACTCACAGATAAATACACCGCAGAGATAGATTCGATACTAAAAACAAAAGAAGCGGAAATCCTTAAAGTTTAA
- a CDS encoding EAL domain-containing protein: MEKTHEQADAFEQETTLQTFITLINSTIEGLIILDEDRCCIYANSAMINMFKYDKDNILGRDIKEFIAPQCRELAKSMIKIPDKDPYEIWMQRSDGSAFPAIVRGRDMLLAGKSIRVSAVLDISKLKENEDKVFQLAYYDSLTNLPNRQKLTEVLQDAAPMACAILNIDLFKEINDFFGISIGDSILKQVGEWFKEMKISAYRIGGDEFVVLYKEDISWKNIHKHVTNLLQSIEEKVFIVDNETFSIRMTAGIAIGNDKLLTRADIALHRAKEQKKSILLYEEEDNVEEILHKNIAMTATIRDALANNRIICYYQPIVNLHTNTVGEYETLVRLIDSQGNIIPPAEFLALAKKTKLYPAITKEVVRQSCELFSTRKEQFSINLSKSDIEHQNTVNDILEIITETGTASRIIFEILEYEEIENYAEVAEFIAKAKKLGVKIAIDDFGTGYSNFENILNLNVDYIKIDGSLIQGISNNTRHSIIIETIVEFSKKIGAKTIAEFVSSESIYQAVIEHGIDYSQGYFTGKPGPSLLA; the protein is encoded by the coding sequence ATGGAAAAAACTCATGAACAAGCAGATGCGTTTGAACAAGAAACTACCCTTCAAACATTTATCACTCTTATAAACTCGACCATAGAGGGCCTGATCATCCTAGATGAAGACAGATGCTGCATATATGCCAACAGTGCGATGATCAATATGTTCAAATATGACAAAGACAATATCTTGGGTAGGGATATAAAAGAGTTTATCGCCCCACAGTGCCGAGAACTCGCAAAAAGTATGATCAAAATACCCGACAAAGATCCCTATGAGATCTGGATGCAGCGCAGTGACGGCTCTGCTTTTCCGGCGATCGTACGCGGAAGAGATATGCTCCTTGCTGGTAAATCCATTCGTGTCAGCGCCGTACTCGATATTTCAAAACTTAAAGAGAACGAAGACAAAGTCTTTCAACTGGCATATTACGACAGTCTTACGAACCTGCCAAACCGCCAAAAACTTACAGAAGTGCTACAAGATGCTGCTCCTATGGCATGTGCTATTTTAAATATAGACCTTTTTAAAGAGATCAACGATTTTTTCGGTATCTCCATAGGAGACTCTATCTTAAAACAGGTTGGAGAGTGGTTCAAAGAGATGAAAATAAGCGCTTATCGCATTGGCGGCGACGAGTTTGTCGTTCTTTATAAAGAAGATATCTCCTGGAAAAATATTCATAAGCACGTCACGAATCTGCTGCAATCCATTGAAGAAAAGGTCTTTATCGTCGATAACGAAACATTCAGCATAAGAATGACAGCCGGTATCGCGATCGGCAACGACAAGCTTTTAACCCGTGCAGATATCGCTTTGCATCGGGCAAAAGAGCAGAAAAAATCGATCCTTCTGTATGAGGAAGAGGATAATGTGGAAGAGATACTTCATAAGAACATTGCGATGACCGCTACCATACGCGATGCACTCGCCAATAACCGTATAATATGCTACTATCAGCCTATCGTAAACTTACATACGAATACGGTCGGCGAATATGAGACTCTTGTTCGTCTGATCGATTCTCAAGGTAATATCATCCCTCCTGCAGAGTTTTTAGCTCTTGCAAAAAAGACAAAGCTTTATCCCGCGATAACAAAAGAGGTAGTACGTCAATCCTGTGAACTCTTCTCTACACGTAAAGAACAGTTCTCCATAAATCTTTCAAAAAGTGATATCGAACATCAAAATACGGTAAATGATATCCTTGAGATCATTACAGAAACGGGCACCGCATCTCGTATTATCTTTGAGATCCTTGAATATGAAGAGATCGAAAACTATGCAGAGGTTGCGGAATTTATAGCAAAAGCGAAAAAATTGGGCGTCAAGATCGCCATAGACGATTTTGGAACGGGGTACTCAAATTTTGAAAACATACTAAATCTTAACGTAGATTATATAAAGATCGACGGTTCTTTGATACAGGGTATCTCAAACAACACCCGCCACAGTATCATCATCGAAACTATCGTGGAGTTCTCCAAAAAGATAGGCGCAAAAACTATCGCCGAATTTGTAAGCAGCGAATCTATATATCAAGCCGTGATCGAGCATGGAATAGATTATTCCCAAGGATACTTCACCGGCAAGCCCGGACCAAGTCTTTTAGCCTGA
- the pyrE gene encoding orotate phosphoribosyltransferase yields MDIKQIYMDANALLHGHFKLSSGNHSEYYLQSAKVLEDPKTANLLATALAAQIKESGLKIDTVCAPALGGLIAGYALAQALECRYIFAERVNGEMSIRRGFEVSKDERVLMCEDIITTGGSAMEAARVVESLGGKIVGVAALANRGFCKRENSDVTTKPNCKLPQDIPFFALADFTFEMYSSDACPMCQAGSEAIKPGSRGN; encoded by the coding sequence ATGGATATCAAACAAATCTATATGGATGCGAATGCCCTTTTACATGGACATTTCAAACTGAGTTCAGGCAATCATTCAGAATATTATCTGCAATCCGCAAAAGTCTTAGAGGATCCAAAGACCGCAAATCTTTTGGCGACGGCTTTGGCTGCACAAATAAAAGAGAGCGGTTTAAAGATAGATACCGTCTGCGCACCTGCCCTTGGCGGACTGATCGCAGGATATGCCCTTGCGCAAGCACTTGAATGCAGGTATATCTTTGCAGAACGGGTAAACGGCGAAATGAGCATCCGCCGCGGTTTTGAAGTAAGTAAAGATGAAAGAGTCCTGATGTGCGAAGATATCATCACGACAGGCGGTTCTGCAATGGAAGCAGCACGAGTCGTCGAATCTTTAGGCGGAAAGATTGTCGGTGTCGCAGCTTTAGCAAACCGCGGATTTTGTAAACGCGAGAACAGCGACGTAACGACCAAGCCAAACTGCAAGCTGCCTCAAGACATTCCGTTCTTCGCACTTGCGGACTTTACTTTTGAAATGTATTCATCGGATGCTTGTCCTATGTGTCAGGCGGGAAGCGAAGCCATAAAACCGGGTTCAAGAGGGAACTAA
- a CDS encoding metal ABC transporter substrate-binding protein encodes MKTIKTISILLILLVGAFTYYNLHSSGGKEAHKYEQKSKPLIALSTYALYDAAKNIAGDSMECFCVLPYGVEVHDFEPTPKLMAKLHDSDLVVYSGAGLEPWTHTFEDEKNGLDMSGYVKLLDAAHHEDEKEGHRHELQFDPHYWLDVDNMITAVNVLKEKFTKILPANKELYSANAEAYIAKLKEIDVQYRQKMSACKLDTIVVDHNAFSYLAVKYGFHVESVSGLSPDAQPSAKVMNSIIDKVKDKNISTIFFESFASDKVINAIAEDTKVTVDMLQPIANITKKESEEGATYYSLMIQNLQKISEARECR; translated from the coding sequence ATGAAAACTATCAAAACTATATCGATTTTGTTGATATTGCTTGTAGGAGCTTTTACATATTACAATCTGCATTCGTCGGGCGGGAAGGAAGCTCATAAGTATGAGCAAAAATCAAAACCTCTCATAGCTCTTAGTACTTATGCTCTTTATGATGCGGCAAAAAACATCGCAGGCGACAGCATGGAGTGTTTTTGTGTGCTTCCTTACGGTGTCGAAGTTCATGATTTTGAACCCACGCCAAAGCTAATGGCAAAACTTCATGATTCGGATCTTGTCGTTTACAGCGGAGCCGGTCTGGAGCCTTGGACGCATACTTTTGAAGATGAAAAGAACGGACTCGATATGAGCGGATATGTAAAGCTTTTGGATGCGGCTCATCATGAGGATGAAAAAGAAGGGCACCGTCATGAGCTTCAATTCGATCCGCACTACTGGCTTGACGTCGATAATATGATAACGGCCGTAAACGTTCTCAAAGAAAAGTTCACCAAGATTCTGCCCGCGAATAAAGAGCTTTACAGTGCGAATGCAGAAGCATATATCGCAAAGCTAAAAGAGATAGATGTTCAATACAGGCAAAAGATGAGCGCGTGTAAACTCGATACGATCGTGGTCGATCACAACGCATTCTCGTACCTTGCGGTAAAATACGGCTTTCATGTCGAATCCGTCAGCGGACTTTCACCCGATGCTCAGCCGAGCGCAAAAGTGATGAACAGCATCATAGACAAAGTGAAAGACAAAAACATAAGTACGATATTCTTTGAGTCATTTGCAAGCGATAAGGTCATAAATGCTATTGCGGAAGATACAAAAGTAACAGTCGATATGCTTCAGCCTATCGCAAATATAACGAAAAAAGAATCCGAGGAGGGTGCTACGTATTATTCGCTGATGATTCAAAACCTGCAAAAAATATCGGAGGCCAGAGAGTGCCGATAA
- a CDS encoding metal ABC transporter ATP-binding protein, with protein sequence MPIKFEVPIFDVSSLGFRVNSQSILESLSFKIFSGEYDAIIGPNGGGKTTLIRLLLGLEKPSSGSVKIFGKKIEEFKEWDKIGYVPQRASHVDITFPATVLDVVKMGRTAKRGFFARYSAEDAACVEDAMRKMDVLDIKEKMIGTLSGGQRQRVMIARALASKPEVLILDEPNTGVDVKSQQRFYELLRGLNKDEKITIIFITHDIGVIADDIKRLFTINRKLLTCNNPKEAISCEEMSRLYGVDAHLLYHHHHHH encoded by the coding sequence GTGCCGATAAAATTTGAAGTACCTATCTTTGACGTTTCATCACTCGGGTTCAGGGTGAACTCGCAAAGTATCTTGGAATCGCTTTCTTTTAAGATATTTTCCGGTGAATATGATGCGATCATAGGACCAAACGGAGGCGGCAAGACGACTCTTATCCGTCTGCTTTTGGGTTTGGAGAAACCCAGCAGCGGAAGTGTAAAGATATTCGGTAAAAAGATAGAGGAGTTTAAAGAGTGGGACAAGATAGGTTATGTCCCGCAGCGTGCATCTCATGTCGATATCACGTTTCCTGCTACGGTGCTAGACGTCGTCAAGATGGGTAGAACCGCCAAAAGAGGTTTTTTTGCGAGGTACTCCGCTGAAGATGCGGCTTGTGTTGAAGACGCTATGAGAAAGATGGATGTCCTGGATATCAAAGAGAAGATGATAGGCACTCTTTCAGGCGGACAACGACAAAGAGTGATGATAGCGCGCGCACTTGCTTCAAAACCGGAAGTTCTTATTCTTGATGAGCCAAATACCGGGGTAGATGTAAAGTCACAGCAAAGATTTTATGAACTTCTAAGAGGTCTGAACAAAGACGAGAAGATCACGATCATTTTCATTACCCACGATATCGGTGTGATCGCCGACGATATCAAAAGACTTTTTACGATAAATAGAAAACTGCTGACTTGTAATAATCCAAAAGAAGCGATAAGCTGTGAAGAGATGAGTCGGCTGTACGGTGTCGATGCGCATCTTCTTTATCACCACCATCACCATCATTAA
- the secG gene encoding preprotein translocase subunit SecG, which yields MTTGFLLIVQIVLVIAIVIVVLLQKSSSIGLGAYSGSNESVFGAKGPGSFLAKATFTIGFLFLVNTIALGYFYSKAKSESVVDTVKESNVVEAPVAPAAAKQNNATK from the coding sequence ATGACTACAGGCTTTTTGCTTATTGTTCAGATTGTACTCGTAATTGCAATCGTGATCGTTGTACTTTTACAAAAAAGTTCTAGCATAGGATTAGGCGCGTATAGCGGCTCAAACGAGTCCGTTTTCGGAGCTAAAGGACCGGGTAGCTTTTTAGCAAAAGCTACTTTCACTATAGGTTTTCTATTTTTGGTAAACACTATCGCTCTTGGCTATTTTTATTCTAAGGCTAAAAGCGAATCGGTAGTCGATACGGTAAAAGAAAGCAATGTCGTTGAAGCGCCTGTCGCACCTGCCGCAGCAAAACAAAACAACGCTACAAAATAA